A single Clavibacter nebraskensis NCPPB 2581 DNA region contains:
- a CDS encoding PKD domain-containing protein has protein sequence MRLDGSASTDADGQVASYAWDFGDGSTGTGPTPTHAYAAGGTYTVALTVTDDKGLPGTASTQVTVVAPPVNREPTAVIASTTADLVANLDGRASSDPDGTIASWAWEFGDGTTGTGPSIAHPYAKAGTYQVALTVTDEKGATGRTTASVTVTAPPVNQAPVAAFTSTAVNLVASLDASPSSDPDGTVASWSWAFGDGTTGTGRTTTHAYAAAGTFAVSLTVTDDKGLATTTTSPVTVQAPASNVLAQDSFGRAVATGWGTADLGGAWRVTGGTNIVKVQDGTGQVVSPKGETRTMTLDAVSTTSSDVSATFSLDAVPTGGGSYTRVNSRQVGSAFCQTQVWIKATGQIQLVQSEGSTTLGSYILPGTTYQAGQQLRVRVLTTGTSPTTVKAKVWVAGQAEPAAWQTSVTSSTAALQAAGSVGIQTYLSGSATAPVTTRIDDLVVGRDGQAPAPAPANQAPTAAFTSTAKDLTASFDGSTSTDADGTVASYAWAFGDGTTGTGKTATHAYAAAGTYAVSLTVTDDKGLASAKKDGTVTVTAPVVTPPAAGILAQDTFTRTAANGWGTAETGGAWRITGNASILKVADGKAQVASPAGETRTASLDAVSTTASDAQVSFTLDKVPTGGGAYVRINSRQVGTSFYQTQVWVRSTGQVMIVQSENGTNLKSVVVPNLTYTAGQQLRVRVQVTGTSPTTMNAKLWPVGQAEPTAWQSTTTGTLAALQTAGTFGIQTYLSSSAAGPVAFTLDDLVVTDGTAR, from the coding sequence ATCCGCCTCGACGGATCCGCCTCGACGGATGCCGACGGCCAGGTCGCCTCCTACGCGTGGGACTTCGGCGACGGCAGCACGGGCACCGGCCCGACGCCGACGCACGCCTACGCCGCGGGCGGCACCTACACGGTGGCGCTCACGGTCACGGACGACAAGGGCCTCCCGGGCACCGCGTCCACGCAGGTGACGGTGGTGGCGCCCCCGGTCAACCGGGAGCCCACGGCGGTCATCGCGTCGACGACCGCCGACCTCGTCGCGAACCTCGACGGCCGCGCCTCCAGCGACCCGGACGGCACCATCGCGTCCTGGGCGTGGGAGTTCGGCGACGGCACGACCGGCACCGGCCCCTCCATCGCCCACCCGTACGCGAAGGCCGGCACGTACCAGGTCGCGCTGACGGTGACGGACGAGAAGGGAGCCACCGGTCGCACGACCGCGAGCGTCACGGTCACCGCCCCGCCCGTGAACCAGGCGCCCGTCGCCGCGTTCACGAGCACCGCGGTGAACCTCGTCGCCTCGCTCGACGCCTCCCCGTCGAGCGACCCCGACGGCACCGTGGCGTCCTGGTCCTGGGCCTTCGGCGACGGGACCACCGGCACGGGTCGCACCACGACCCACGCCTACGCCGCGGCCGGCACCTTCGCGGTGTCGCTCACGGTCACAGACGACAAGGGCCTCGCCACGACGACCACCTCGCCGGTGACCGTCCAGGCGCCCGCGTCGAACGTGCTCGCGCAGGACTCGTTCGGCCGCGCGGTCGCCACGGGCTGGGGCACGGCCGACCTCGGCGGCGCCTGGCGCGTCACCGGCGGCACCAACATCGTGAAGGTGCAGGACGGCACGGGCCAGGTCGTCTCGCCCAAGGGCGAGACCCGCACGATGACCCTCGACGCGGTCTCCACCACGTCGTCGGACGTCAGCGCGACCTTCTCGCTCGACGCGGTCCCCACGGGCGGCGGCTCCTACACCCGGGTCAACTCCCGCCAGGTGGGCTCGGCCTTCTGCCAGACGCAGGTCTGGATCAAGGCGACCGGCCAGATCCAGCTGGTGCAGTCGGAGGGGTCGACGACCCTCGGGTCGTACATCCTCCCCGGCACGACGTACCAGGCCGGCCAGCAGCTCCGCGTCCGCGTCCTGACGACCGGCACCTCGCCGACCACCGTCAAGGCCAAGGTGTGGGTCGCCGGCCAGGCCGAGCCCGCCGCCTGGCAGACGAGCGTCACCAGCTCGACCGCCGCGCTGCAGGCCGCGGGCTCCGTCGGGATCCAGACCTACCTCTCGGGGTCGGCGACGGCTCCCGTCACGACGCGGATCGACGACCTGGTCGTCGGCCGCGACGGCCAGGCGCCCGCGCCGGCGCCGGCCAACCAGGCCCCGACGGCGGCGTTCACGTCGACCGCCAAGGACCTGACCGCCTCGTTCGACGGATCCACGTCGACCGACGCCGACGGCACCGTGGCCTCGTACGCGTGGGCGTTCGGCGACGGGACCACGGGCACCGGGAAGACGGCGACCCACGCCTACGCCGCGGCCGGCACCTACGCGGTGTCGCTCACGGTCACGGACGACAAGGGCCTCGCCTCGGCGAAGAAGGACGGCACCGTCACGGTGACCGCCCCGGTCGTCACGCCGCCCGCCGCCGGGATCCTCGCGCAGGACACCTTCACCCGCACCGCCGCCAACGGCTGGGGGACGGCGGAGACCGGAGGCGCCTGGCGCATCACGGGCAACGCGTCGATCCTCAAGGTGGCGGACGGGAAGGCGCAGGTCGCCAGCCCCGCCGGCGAGACCCGCACCGCGAGCCTCGACGCCGTGAGCACCACCGCATCGGACGCCCAAGTGAGCTTCACGCTCGACAAGGTGCCCACGGGCGGCGGTGCGTACGTGCGGATCAACTCGCGCCAGGTCGGCACGTCGTTCTACCAGACGCAGGTCTGGGTGCGGTCGACCGGCCAGGTCATGATCGTGCAGTCCGAGAACGGCACCAACCTGAAGTCGGTGGTCGTCCCGAACCTCACGTACACGGCCGGGCAGCAGCTGCGGGTCCGCGTGCAGGTCACGGGCACGTCGCCCACCACGATGAACGCGAAGCTCTGGCCCGTCGGCCAGGCCGAGCCGACCGCGTGGCAGTCTACGACGACCGGGACCCTGGCGGCGCTGCAGACCGCGGGCACGTTCGGGATCCAGACGTACCTGTCGAGCTCGGCCGCCGGACCGGTCGCGTTCACGCTCGACGACCTCGTGGTCACGGACGGCACCGCCCGGTGA